TCATATCATCGCAACGGACACGCGTGGCCGCTATACGGTGGCGGCGCTCGTCTGGCAGCCGGGCCAGGCAAGCCCGATCCACGCGCATCAGACCTGGTGCGGCTACACCGTGCTCGACGGCACGCTGACCGAAACGCTCTACACGTGGGACGAAGCGCGCCAGGGGGCCGACGTGGTCCGCTCGCACCCGCGCGCGAGTGGCGCGGTGTCGTTCGGCGGACGCGGGCGCACCAGCATCCACCGGCTTTCAAACGGCAGCGATGCACAGGCCGTCTCGCTGCACGTCTACGGCGTCGCCGCCGAGCATATCTGTACGCAAGTCAACGACGTGCTGCCGCTCGCGTGCAAGCCAGCGCTTGCGCCCTAACGCGACGGACCCATATCCATCGAGGCAGACACGGTGCGCTGCCGGCTGCCTTCGTTGTCCGAGGACTGCGCCGCGTCGCACCGTGAAGCTTCGAGAATGCGCTGGCGCGATTGCTCTGGGTTCAGCAGCGCGAGACCGAGCGCGCCGCTTGCGAGCAGCAATACCCCCACCACAATGAAACCGTGCTCGTAGCCGAGCGCCGGATTGCCGTGATTGGCCTGCACGATGCCGCCCATCAGCGCCGGCGCGATCAGGCCGGCAAGCGTGCCGATCGAGCTGTTGATGCCGAGCAGCGCGCCGCGTTGCCGGACCGACACGATATCGCTGATCATCAGCGGTCCGAACGAAAATATGAGCTGACTCAGCGCGCCGCCGATCGCGAGGCACGCCACCTTGAGCGCGGGACTCAGGCCGGTCGATGTCGCGAGGAACAGCACGCCGCCGAGCATGGCAAAGCCGCTCACCATCGCGCCGCGCGCGATCCGAGAGCTGACACCCTTGCGGATGAGCCGCTGCGAGACCCACGCGAGCAGCAACGTCACCGGAATGAACGAGCCGACGATGCTCGAAAAGAGCCACCCGGTCACGATGGGCGCATAGCCCAGACCCAGCCGCAGATAAACCGGAAACCAGGTGAACGCGAGCGAAATGACGGCGTACTCGACAAAGTAGATGAAGAGCACGCCCATGAACGTGCGGTTGAGCAGCAGGTGGCGATAGGCGATCGTTTCGCCCGCGCCACCGTGCGCCGCACCCGTTGCATGGCTGGCTGCACCCACTGGGCCGTCGCGTCCGATCACGAGCCATAGCGCCGTCCACACGAGGCCGACAATCCCGAGTGCGAAGAACGCCATATGCCAGTCGTAGCGCACGACGAGGTACGAGAGGATCGGCCCCGCGAGCATGAGGCCCGCGCTCGCGCCCTGCTGCACGATGGTGTTCGGCACATTGCGGTGCGCGTTGTCGAACCACTTGTAGCAGGCGTGCTGCGCGAGCGGAAACGCCGGGCCCTCGCCGAAACCGAGCAGCACGCGCGAGGCGATCAGCATGGGCAGCGTCACGCTCGCGGTGACGAGCGGAAACTGGACGGCGCTCCACACCACCGCCAGCAGCGCGAGCAGCCATTTGCTCTGCACGCGGTTCGCGACGAACCCGAAGCCGATGCCCGAGAGCGAGAACAGCAGGAAAAAGCTGCTGCCGACCAGCCCGAATTCGCGCGGGCTGAGATTCAGGTCGCGCATCATCGGCACGGCCGCAAGGCCGAACACGGCTTTATCGGCGAAATTGATCACCATGAACAGGAACAGCATGGCGACGATCAGCCACGCGCGTATCGATCCGCCTGATGCCTTTGCATCCATTGTCGTCTCCATATCATCTTGTTTTCGTCTGAGCGCCACAGCTTCAATCAGCCATCGCCGCCTCTAGCGCCGCAAGCGCTTCGTTCGCCTCTGCGATCAGCGTGGCCATTTGCGCCGCGACCGTTGTGGGCGCATCGATCGCAAAGACGCTTTGCCCCGCCGCCTCGTAGATCAGATCCGCGCAGTCGTACTCATGCATCGCGCTGAAGTCGCCGCCCGTGAGCGCCTGTTGCTGCGGCATGGGCAGCGGCGCGGGCGCGTCGCTCGCCTGCCAGGCGTCGATCCATGCGCTGCGCACGACGCGGCACGGCTTGCCGCTGTGCGCGCGCGTGACGAGCGTGTCGTCACTGTTCGCTTCGATCAGACGTTGCAGCAGCGCGGGCGGCGTGTGGTTCTCCTTCGCGGCGAGCCATAGCGTGCCGAGCCACGCCCCCTGCGCGCCCATCGCGAGCGAGGCCGCGACCTGCGCGCCGGTGCCGATGCCGCCCGCTGCGAGCACGGGCCGCCCTGCCGCAACGGCCACGATTTGCGGCACGAGCGAGAAGGTGCCGATCGGGCCGGTGTGACCACCCGCATCCGCGCCCTGCGCGACGAGCGCATCGACACCGAGCGCGAGCGCCTTTTGCGCATGGCGCGGCGAGCCGACCAGCGAGATCGTGTACTTGCCCACAGCTTTCGCGCGAGCGATCAGTTCGGGCCGGATGCCGATCGCCGTCGCCACGGCGCACGCCTTCGAAGCGAGCACGGCTTCGATCTGCGCGTTGAAGAGCGCCTCGCTGCGCACCTGCGTCGTGAAGAAACTCGGCCGTGTGGGGGCGGCGAGTGCGAAACGCTCGCGCAATGCCGCGACGAATTCGATGTGCGCGGATGGCAGCGCCGCGCGCACGTTGCCGATATCGGCATGCTGGGGCACACCGGCGGGCAGCATCAGGTCGATGCCGTACGGCTTGCCCGCGAGTCTTTTCTCGACCCGCGCGATGATCTGCGCAATATCGTCGGGCATCTCGCGCGCGAGGCCTAGCACACCAAAGCCACCAGCTTCGGCGAGCGCGACGATCACGTCGGGCGAATGCGAGAAACCGAAGACCGGATAGCGCGCGCCGAGTGCGCGGCAAATGGCAGTGGGACCGAGTCGGACCATGAGGCGTCTCCCGTGGGGCTCTTGCTGAGTGCCTATTCGGCGCTCTGATGCAACTGGTGATCGCGTACGTCGTGCAACGGTGCGCGCAGCGTCTGCTTCGCGATGTTGATCTCGTGAATTTGCGACGTACCCTCGTAGAGCCGGAACAGGCGCACATCGCGATAGAGACGCTCGACGGGGTTATCGGCGATGTACCCGGCGCCGCCATAGACCTGCACCGCGCGATCGGCCACACGTCCGCACATTTCCGATGCGAACAGCTTGCACATCGAAGCCGCCATCGTCACGTCCTCACCGCGGTCCCGTGCGCGCGCCGTCTGAAGCACGAGTGCGCGCGCCGCGTGGATGTCGGTGTTGCTTTGCGCAATGAGTTGCTGCACGAGCTGGAATTCGGCAATCGGCTTGCCGAACTGTTCGCGCGCCTTCGCGTAGGCAAGCATCTCGTCGAGCAGGCGGATTGCCGGGCCCACGCACAGCCCCGCCAGATTGATGCGCTGCTTGTTGAGCGCCTTCATCGCGCTCTTGAAGCCTCGCCCAGGCTCGCCGCCAAGCACCGCCGACGCGCTTACGCGGCAGTTCTGCAAAAGCACTTCGCCCACGGGCGAACCCCGCTGCCCCATCATGCGATAGCCCTCCGAGGTCGCGAGCCCCGGTGTGCCGCGTTCGATCAGGAATGCAGATATTCCGCCCGCGCCGGGGTCGTCCGGGTTCGTGCGTGCGAACACGGTGAACAGGTCCGCGATCGGCGCATTCGTGATGTAGCGCTTGCTGCCATCGAGCACGTAGTCGTTGCCGTCGCGGCGCGCCATGGTGGCGAGCGCAGTGGCATCCGAGCCCGCGTCGGGCTCGGTCAGCGCAAAACATCCCGTGATTTCGCCGCTTGCCAGACGCGGCAGATAGCGCCGCTTCTGCTCTTCCGTACCGTCCGCGATGAGCGCCTCGGAGCCGATGCCGGTGTTGCCGCCAAAGCGCGCGCGAAAGGTCGGCGCCGCCTGAGAAACCACCATGTTCACGCACGCGAGTTCTTCCGTCGTGAGGCCGGAGCCGCCGTACGCCTCGGGAATGCTATGGCCAAACAGACCCAGTTCGCGCATGCGCGCAACGAGCGCTTCGGGCAGTACGTCGGTACGGTCGATTTGCGCCTCGAGCGGGATACATTCGTCCTGCACGAAGCGATAGAGCTGCGTGAGCAGGCGGTTCAGGCGTGCGGCGTCGCGAATCATCGTGTCTCCATCCAGTTTGAGTTGCGTTCGGTGCCGTTCGGTATCAGGGCGGTCCCGCCAACGCGCGCGCATCCGTCACGCCGCACGCGCGCTCGATGCGCAGCGCCGCTTCGAGCAAGAGCGGCGCGACCGTGCGCTCGATCCAGTCGTCGGCGAGACGGCGGCTCACGATCGTGCAATTGAGCGCGATGCGTTCGTCGTCGGGCGGCTGGCGCACCGGCACGGCGATGGCGTGAATATCGCGAATCCAGTCGCCACGGCTTAGCGTGTAGCCGCGCGACGCGAAGGCAGCCTGGTCGGCGTCCCACTGCGGCAGGTCAGCCGCGTAACGTTCGGGGTCGTCGAGGCGCAGGCGGTTCAGTACCGCCTGACGTTCCTTCGCGCTCTCGGCGATCAGAAGCGCGCGCCCGATCGATGTGGCCAACAGCGGCCGCGTGCTGCCAATGTCGGGTTGCGCGCGGTTGTCGCGGCCCGGGCGGCAGCTATCGACGTAGACCACGCTCAAGCGGTCGCGCATGCCGAGGTTCACGGAGCAGCGCGTTTCGCGCGCGAGCTTTTCCATATAGGGCCGCGCGATCTGCCGAATCTGCATGGCGGCGAGCATCGGATAGCCCAGCGTCAGCACGCCCGCGCCGAGCCGGTAGCGCTGGTACTTCTCGCTGCGGTTCAAATAGCCGAGCAGCGTCAGCGTGTAGGTGAGCCGGGAAATGGTGGCCTTGGGCAGCCCGGTGCGGTCCGCCAGTTCCCGGTTGCCGAGCATCGGCTCGGCCGGCGTGAACGCGCGCAGCACCTGAAGGCCGCGCGCGAGGTTG
The Paraburkholderia acidiphila genome window above contains:
- a CDS encoding cysteine dioxygenase family protein, translating into MNAPAELALLSAVHTAEQHAAAVARFTAALDAAFDACATPGDPSRCARFARGMREALTRALADPALVTSAQREGSADTYRRHIIATDTRGRYTVAALVWQPGQASPIHAHQTWCGYTVLDGTLTETLYTWDEARQGADVVRSHPRASGAVSFGGRGRTSIHRLSNGSDAQAVSLHVYGVAAEHICTQVNDVLPLACKPALAP
- a CDS encoding MFS transporter; the protein is MDAKASGGSIRAWLIVAMLFLFMVINFADKAVFGLAAVPMMRDLNLSPREFGLVGSSFFLLFSLSGIGFGFVANRVQSKWLLALLAVVWSAVQFPLVTASVTLPMLIASRVLLGFGEGPAFPLAQHACYKWFDNAHRNVPNTIVQQGASAGLMLAGPILSYLVVRYDWHMAFFALGIVGLVWTALWLVIGRDGPVGAASHATGAAHGGAGETIAYRHLLLNRTFMGVLFIYFVEYAVISLAFTWFPVYLRLGLGYAPIVTGWLFSSIVGSFIPVTLLLAWVSQRLIRKGVSSRIARGAMVSGFAMLGGVLFLATSTGLSPALKVACLAIGGALSQLIFSFGPLMISDIVSVRQRGALLGINSSIGTLAGLIAPALMGGIVQANHGNPALGYEHGFIVVGVLLLASGALGLALLNPEQSRQRILEASRCDAAQSSDNEGSRQRTVSASMDMGPSR
- a CDS encoding NAD(P)H-dependent flavin oxidoreductase yields the protein MVRLGPTAICRALGARYPVFGFSHSPDVIVALAEAGGFGVLGLAREMPDDIAQIIARVEKRLAGKPYGIDLMLPAGVPQHADIGNVRAALPSAHIEFVAALRERFALAAPTRPSFFTTQVRSEALFNAQIEAVLASKACAVATAIGIRPELIARAKAVGKYTISLVGSPRHAQKALALGVDALVAQGADAGGHTGPIGTFSLVPQIVAVAAGRPVLAAGGIGTGAQVAASLAMGAQGAWLGTLWLAAKENHTPPALLQRLIEANSDDTLVTRAHSGKPCRVVRSAWIDAWQASDAPAPLPMPQQQALTGGDFSAMHEYDCADLIYEAAGQSVFAIDAPTTVAAQMATLIAEANEALAALEAAMAD
- a CDS encoding acyl-CoA dehydrogenase family protein, with the protein product MIRDAARLNRLLTQLYRFVQDECIPLEAQIDRTDVLPEALVARMRELGLFGHSIPEAYGGSGLTTEELACVNMVVSQAAPTFRARFGGNTGIGSEALIADGTEEQKRRYLPRLASGEITGCFALTEPDAGSDATALATMARRDGNDYVLDGSKRYITNAPIADLFTVFARTNPDDPGAGGISAFLIERGTPGLATSEGYRMMGQRGSPVGEVLLQNCRVSASAVLGGEPGRGFKSAMKALNKQRINLAGLCVGPAIRLLDEMLAYAKAREQFGKPIAEFQLVQQLIAQSNTDIHAARALVLQTARARDRGEDVTMAASMCKLFASEMCGRVADRAVQVYGGAGYIADNPVERLYRDVRLFRLYEGTSQIHEINIAKQTLRAPLHDVRDHQLHQSAE
- a CDS encoding IclR family transcriptional regulator — translated: MSSSNSKPSRRQTTQMQSPTPSVSERRAAPSSGVRRLASRPDAAHVHDEGGTHVPLTGEPLLPAPPDAESTDRQFAINLARGLQVLRAFTPAEPMLGNRELADRTGLPKATISRLTYTLTLLGYLNRSEKYQRYRLGAGVLTLGYPMLAAMQIRQIARPYMEKLARETRCSVNLGMRDRLSVVYVDSCRPGRDNRAQPDIGSTRPLLATSIGRALLIAESAKERQAVLNRLRLDDPERYAADLPQWDADQAAFASRGYTLSRGDWIRDIHAIAVPVRQPPDDERIALNCTIVSRRLADDWIERTVAPLLLEAALRIERACGVTDARALAGPP